CCGATCGGAAGAGATTCCCCATCTGCAAACTCCCGGTTCACTACATAGTAAGTGCAGATATCGGTAGTCTCGGTTGGTCCGAAGAGATTTGCAAAAGTACAGTCCGGCAAATGTCCCATCCAATAATTAAGCTGCCTTGTCGGCATTGTCTCTCCCGCAAAAAGCACTCTCTTTAAAAACTGCGGCTTTTCGTAATCAAATGCTTTCCAGTTTGCAAGCAGGCAAAGCGCAGAAGGCACCCAATAAATAGTATTCACTTTTTTGGCATTGAGTTGTTGCAGCAACTGCAATGGAAATGAAAACGTCTGCTTTTGAATAATATGCAGGGTACCCCCCACACAAAGTGTGCTATAAACATCCGAAACAGACATGCTAAAATAAAAGGGCGTTTGACTGCCAAAGACAACGGAATCATCAATGGAAAACGCCGAAACATACCAGTTAATATAAGAAATTACATTCCGGTGGCAAACAACAACTCCTTTTGGCATCCCAGTAGATCCGGATGTAAAAAGCGCATAAAGCGGATCCGCATCTACCATATTCTCACGGATCTCTAAAAGCAGTTTCTCATTAATTGGCTCCTGCACTGCATTTTCAAAAACTACGGTTTTCCCAGGCAGAAGTTCATCTGCTTTTTCTTTTAAAGTATCTACCGTAAGAATTGCAAACGGCGAAATTTTTTCAAGGATTGCGGTCATTCGTTTCTGCGGCATTTCAGTATCCAACACTACATAAAAGTTTCCGCTGTAAGCAACTCCCATCATCGCAATCAAAGTTTCTACGCTGCGGGGAATCAGTAACGCCACGGCATGA
This genomic window from Caproicibacterium sp. BJN0003 contains:
- a CDS encoding amino acid adenylation domain-containing protein, with translation MKNILEWIEKSEENFSEKTAFSDDQQEVTYQQLLEQAKALGSFLGKFGQKNHAVALLIPRSVETLIAMMGVAYSGNFYVVLDTEMPQKRMTAILEKISPFAILTVDTLKEKADELLPGKTVVFENAVQEPINEKLLLEIRENMVDADPLYALFTSGSTGMPKGVVVCHRNVISYINWYVSAFSIDDSVVFGSQTPFYFSMSVSDVYSTLCVGGTLHIIQKQTFSFPLQLLQQLNAKKVNTIYWVPSALCLLANWKAFDYEKPQFLKRVLFAGETMPTRQLNYWMGHLPDCTFANLFGPTETTDICTYYVVNREFADGESLPIGHACNNCDVFVLDENNHLVEPGEKGELFVRGSFVAPGYYAESEKTADAFVQNPLNPYYPEPVYKTGDLVLYNSYGELEYAGRKDFQIKHMGYRIELGEVEAAASAVTEISSCAVCYDMGSDQIILFYQGKKISDEDLMKQLKRRLPPYMLPGRLCRLRSFPYNQNGKIDRKKLLKDYQEQTKC